Proteins encoded within one genomic window of Setaria italica strain Yugu1 chromosome IV, Setaria_italica_v2.0, whole genome shotgun sequence:
- the LOC101773648 gene encoding UPF0481 protein At3g47200, which produces MDAASSAADVVVVASHGRPAAQEVLVAMEDRMHKTTERIESHVAMMQTRIHRFPRGLRGIGGDDDRYIVPSVVAIGPYHHGLPHLQEMEEVKHAAAYHFCRDAGRSPEEVYGSILFLAGDARHCYATDDEAVVRLSDAELAAMLFLDGCFLLQYMANSDEPMFAGCNLSSGQAILRDMMLLENQIPWLVLDALTGFLPVNVRHFVTEVGDKFFPNEKDSAGWIIRFQVFLMMKCRRVPAAREPLGHCQSDISYKPAHLLGLLRFSQLQSMPSDEREYQAGSSSLLSSSAVELAQIGVKLTASTATWLGDMRLRKNLVLGELSLSPLFLNDVTACWLVNMAALEACTAWDSDGFVVSSYLSVVAMLMDRKEDVHELRSKGVLRSLFSNTQTLAFFKGLSQHLRLGGRYVVVLEQIESYKRNRPVRIAAHRFLYKNYKIIATVLSIAGVIIGIFKAILALKLKTG; this is translated from the coding sequence ATGGACGCTGCAAGTAGTGCTGCAGATGTAGTAGTAGTTGCTTCCCATGGCCGCCCAGCAGCGCAAGAAGTATTGGTAGCTATGGAGGATAGGATGCACAAGACAACCGAGAGGATCGAGAGCCATGTCGCCATGATGCAGACCAGGATCCACAGGTTCCCTCGGGGCCTGCGAGGcatcggcggcgacgacgaccgcTACATCGTGCCGAGCGTCGTGGCCATCGGCCCGTACCACCACGGCCTGCCTCACCTGCAAGAGATGGAGGAGGTCAAGCACGCGGCCGCCTACCACTTCTGCAGAGacgccggccgctcgccggaGGAGGTGTACGGGAGCATCCTCTTCCTTGCCGGCGACGCCCGCCACTGCTACGCCACCGACGACGAGGCCGTGGTGCGCCTCAGCGACGCCGAGCTCGCGGCCATGTTGTTCCTGGACGGCTGCTTCCTGCTGCAGTACATGGCCAACAGCGATGAGCCCATGTTCGCCGGCTGCAACCTGTCGTCCGGGCAAGCCATCCTCAGGGACATGATGCTGCTCGAGAACCAGATCCCATGGCTGGTGCTCGATGCCCTCACTGGATTCTTGCCCGTGAACGTGCGCCATTTTGTCACCGAGGTAGGAGACAAGTTCTTCCCCAACGAGAAGGATTCTGCAGGGTGGATCATAAGGTTTCAGGTGTTCCTGATGATGAAGTGCCGACGCGTCCCTGCAGCGAGAGAGCCTCTCGGCCATTGCCAAAGCGACATCAGCTACAAGCCGGCGCATCTGCTCGGCCTCCTCCGGTTCAGCCAGCTACAGAGCATGCCAAGTGACGAGCGGGAGTATCAGGCGGGGAGCTCGTCGTTGCTGTCCAGCagcgcggtggagctcgcgcagATCGGCGTCAAGCTGACGGCGAGCACGGCCACGTGGCTCGGGGACATGAGACTCAGGAAGAACCTCGTGCTCGGCGAGCTCTCGCTGTCGCCGCTGTTCCTCAACGACGTCACCGCTTGCTGGCTCGTCAACATGGCGGCGCTGGAGGCCTGCACCGCCTGGGACTCGGACGGCTTCGTCGTGAGCTCGTACCTGTCGGTGGTCGCCATGCTCATGGACCGGAAGGAGGACGTGCACGAGCTCCGGAGCAAGGGAGTGCTGCGCAGCCTCTTCAGCAACACGCAGACGCTGGCCTTCTTCAAGGGCCTCAGCCAGCACCTCCGCCTCGGAGGCCGCTACGTCGTCGTCCTGGAACAAATCGAGTCGTACAAGCGCAACAGGCCAGTGCGGATCGCCGCCCACAGGTTCCTGTACAAGAACTACAAGATCATCGCCACCGTCTTGTCCATCGCCGGTGTGATCATCGGAATCTTTAAGGCAATTCTTGCACTCAAACTCAAGACAGGATAG